The following coding sequences are from one Nicotiana tabacum cultivar K326 chromosome 1, ASM71507v2, whole genome shotgun sequence window:
- the LOC107831828 gene encoding glycolate oxidase: protein MGEVTNVMEYEEIAKQKLPKMVFDYYASGAEDQWTLAENRNAFSRILFRPRILIDVSKIDLSTTVLGFKISMPIMIAPTAMQKMAHPEGEYATARAASAAGTIMTLSSWATSSVEEVASTGPGIRFFQLYVYKDRNVVAQLVRRAERAGFKAIALTVDTPRLGRREADIKNRFTLPPFLTLKNFEGLDLGKMDEANDSGLASYVAGQIDRSLSWKDVQWLQTITSLPILVKGVLTAEDARIAVQAGAAGIIVSNHGARQLDYVPATIMALEEVVKAAQGRIPVFLDGGVRRGTDVFKALALGASGVFIGRPVVFSLAAEGEAGIRKVLQMMRDEFELTMALSGCRSLKEITRNHIVADWDAPRAALPAPRL from the exons ATGGGGGAGGTTACCAATGTCATGGAATACGAAGAAATCGCCAAGCAAAAGTTACCAAAAATGGTGTTTGACTACTATGCATCTGGAGCAGAGGACCAATGGACGCTAGCTGAGAACAGAAATGCCTTTTCAAGAATTCT GTTTAGGCCCCGTATTCTTATTGATGTTAGCAAGATTGACTTAAGCACAACAGTGCTCGGCTTCAAGATTTCGATGCCTATCATGATTGCACCAACAGCCATGCAGAAAATGGCTCATCCTGAAG GCGAGTATGCTACAGCAAGAGCAGCATCAGCCGCAGGAACAATTATG ACATTGTCATCTTGGGCAACTTCTAGCGTCGAGGAGGTTGCTTCAACAGGACCTGGTATCCGTTTTTTCCAGCTCTAC GTCTATAAGGACAGAAATGTTGTTGCTCAGCTAGTGAGAAGAGCTGAAAGGGCAGGTTTTAAGGCTATAGCTCTTACTGTTGATACCCCAAGGTTGGGACGTCGAGAAGCTGATATTAAGAACAG ATTTACTTTGCCACCATTTTTGACTTTGAAAAACTTTGAAGGATTGGACCTCGGCAAGATGGACGAA GCTAATGACTCTGGATTAGCTTCATATGTCGCTGGACAAATTGATCGCTCTTTGAGTTGGAAG GATGTCCAGTGGCTCCAAACAATTACTTCATTGCCAATCCTGGTAAAGGGTGTACTTACTGCAGAGGATG CTAGGATTGCAGTTCAGGCTGGAGCAGCTGGTATTATTGTGTCGAACCATGGTGCTCGCCAACTCGACTATGTCCCCGCCACTATCATGGCTCTTGAAGAG GTTGTGAAAGCTGCACAAGGCCGAATCCCCGTGTTCCTGGATGGAGGTGTCCGGCGTGGAACAGATGTCTTTAAAGCTTTGGCACTTGGTGCATCAGGAGTGTTT ATTGGGCGACCAGTCGTTTTCTCATTAGCTGCTGAAGGAGAAGCTGGTATCAGAAAAGTATTGCAGATGATGCGCGATGAGTTTGAGCTAACTATGGCACTAAGTGGCTGCCGTTCACTGAAAGAGATCACTCGTAACCACATTGTGGCCGATTGGGATGCTCCACGAGCTGCTCTTCCCGCGCCAAGGTTATAA